TTGCCGGGCGCAATCACTATGACGGTACCGTTCCACCAGCTCCGCCACTTCCTCCTCCGTTAGCGGGTCTCCGAGAACCCGTTTTTTCTCCTCCGCAACCCGGTCCAAGTCCACTTCTTGTTGTACCGCGGCAACAGTCCCGGTCCATTTCCGATCAAGCCGACCGGGTCCGAAAGGAGAGAACTTGGGCGACTCCCGGAACGCAATAGGTTTGACCGCCGGGTTGGTTTCCGAATACGAGTAGCTGAAGTCGAAGGGCAGGTCCGATTTGAGAGGACGGGTCGGGTCGTTCTTCGGGTCTGGAGCTTTATCCTGGGTTTTGGTTTTCTTGGGCTTTGGGGGTTTGGAAATCGGAGAGAACGGAGGGTCGTATTCATATGGGTCTTCGATGAGGGATTGACTGAGAAGGCGGGAGAGGGAGAGGAATGGTTTGGTCGggtctagggttagggttttgtgaGATAAGGGACGCCATGAAAGTAGCTTCAGCATTGCAGCAGAGAGTGAAGTTTGGTTTGGTTGCTAAACAGATACTTTGGCATTGAGAGAGTGTTCAAGAAATGGGCAGAACTGTCATTTAGCGGTGCAAATGAAGGAATAATATCGTAATTTCGGTGCCGCAGTACAATACGCATGTCGTCTATATTTCCTCGTTCAATGAAAATTAGTCCCAACACAAAACGTAACATATGTTGTTGCTAGATTTTTTACAAGATAGAGATAATTTGATGTGTGTTCACATCATGGACCGTAAATTTGAAGATTCGTTTGAtgcctattttattttaattattatttttgtactATGGATAAAAAAAACTATGTGGGACGAAAAAAAAGAGATAATTGGTGGCAAACAACCTTCAACGcttttttgtttattgaatAATTGCACTCCACGTCCTTACCACTGAACCACTTGTTGTGATTAAGAAGAAAATAATGTTAgacaaattaaatttgtggacCAGTTTTTTTGCTAAAATAATGTGCCGCCAAATAATTTGTATTTTAGTTTAAGTTAAGGCCTATGATTACTAATTGTAATAAAAGCGTTTAAGTTTAtaaaaatggaactttaacgaaatgtTTCTGATAcggttcattttaacgaaaaaccacatttttaaactaaaaagttaattattatactattcactttatcctttattttatccttatcgttaaatcttaaagttttcaaattattttctttagtttttctttataaaaatgatcatttaacaaatatttttaaaatgtttttagTAAAAAGTAAAAGCACCTAGGAGATGCTATGCACAGAAAAAAAGGGACGTACTCTTCTTCCATTACTCTCTTTccaagagattttttagtgggATCGGTATAcaagatggtacaccacgtgttactatacaaatagtgagatatgtatgctaaaatattaataacttaaaaaataagatATCTCACCAatcctattaaaacacgtggtatACCACTTGTGTTTCCGTCACAGCTAAAAATTTATCCTCCCTTTCTTGTCCTTCATTTTTCCCATATACTTTCACTTTTATCTCTAgcacaaaatacaaaaatacacaTCTCAATATCGCTTTCTTCATCACTGGGTTTCGAGATGATGCAAAATTGTGCTAAAGCAAAGTGGAGGACAAAACTCAGTCCGGCCCCGGCGAGACATTGCTTAATCTCTCCTCTTTACATCGAATCTGGTCCTCCACCATTGACTCGAAAACATCCAAGAGGTAGTCCAGCCCCTTAGGGCTGTCCCCTACTGCCTTCAGGGCATAAACAATGCTCTGAACGGTGGACAGAAATCCCGGCTTCGACTGCAGCCTCACTTCACTGTACAAGATCATCTTGTCCAAATTCAATTTCAACTTCAAGTGCAGCAAGAGTTTGAACAAGGGGTTTTTCCCCATACATTCTCTTTGCCTTTGCCCATGTTCCGTCCAGCACTACCAGATTGTTCACCTTAACATTCATCGCCTCAAGGTTGTCCGCACTGACTGCTTCTTCAGATGGAAATACGAGTACAGATCCAGGAGGAACCTCTACCTCAAACTCTACACATTCATCCAACTCCAAACTTCCCTTCAACGGCTTTTGCAACTTCCGCGCAATGAACCCCTCTGCCAGAGCATTACGCGCATCTGCGATGTGTAAAATCGTATCAAACTTTTTATCCTCACGCGTTTGAGGCATCCAAATGTGGGATAGAGAGCTCATGACACCATGCTTGCCAATGGTAGCAGCTA
This window of the Malus domestica chromosome 03, GDT2T_hap1 genome carries:
- the LOC139194777 gene encoding uncharacterized protein, yielding MDNGAPVIAATIGKHGVMSSLSHIWMPQTREDKKFDTILHIADARNALAEGFIARKLQKPLKGSLELDECVEFEVEVPPGSVLVFPSEEAVSADNLEAMNVKVNNLVVLDGTWAKAKRIEVRLQSKPGFLSTVQSIVYALKAVGDSPKGLDYLLDVFESMVEDQIRCKEERLSNVSPGPD